The Manduca sexta isolate Smith_Timp_Sample1 chromosome 20, JHU_Msex_v1.0, whole genome shotgun sequence DNA segment AATACAGATTATAGAAGATGGGTTTTAAAAATTCCATATTAGTATAACTCTCCTAAACTAATACCATCAATAAACAAGAATAATAACGAATAGGTACATACTCgactgccgcggtggcgtaCTTGTAGTGCATGTGCGATacggcaacgctctgaggttctgggtttgaatcccaggtcgggcaaagtgatttttggatttttctgctcattatcagcccaGAGCCTGGAATctgcgcccgatatggcgataggcttgccccctttcacatcatgggacggaacacacttggtgaaaagtgggtgccctggttcaCCTCTGCATATCTCttcattattacatatttatttattttattttacattccaGGTGCCGGTGGTTGTTATCTTCGGGTTGCTTTCCCTGAGTGCTGCTCAAGATTCGTTAACAGATgatttcaacaataaaataaacaatatcgaGACCAAACCTTCGGCACGGCTGGATCCATACATAAGAAAGGCATTGCTAAAGGCTCTTAGTGAATTAGAAGAAAGTGATAGTTATACGACAGGATCCGACGGCACAGATGAAACTATTAATGATTCAGAAACTCCACGAACAAGCGAATTCACCGATAGCGAATCACCTCATAAGGAAACAATCCAAATACATTCCTTTGTAGTCAACGGGCAAGAAGCTTTTGCAAACAACAGTTATAATACACCTACAGTTTTGGACAGCAATATATCACTATTAAGCACCACAGCTGGTAATGTTGAGAATCAAGCATCAGGAACACGACCTACAACATCACCGTTTACAGAaatattccatacaaaagattcaaGTGTGAATTTACAACAAGTGAGAAGTATTCCGAGCTCGGCTTATCTTAACACAGACAAGGAGGCAAAGGTTACGGTAAAACCTACTAAGCCTACGTTTAGAACAACACCGTCCACGACAACTACGACAACGACTACAACTACGACTACGACTACTCCTAAACCGACACATAATGAAGATGGTGAAAATATAGAGGATGTAGACCAAAGAGACGTTCATGTATATCAGGCTCCATTAGTAGCAGCTTTTACCGTGCACCAGGACGCTCAAGGTTTACCAAAAAAAGTTATTCCCATTTACCAACAAAGGAATAGTCAACATTTATTAACTCCACAGCCTACCAATACTTTGAGCACCAGCGTGCCTTTCCAAAGCATAAATCAAGGGTCTCAAAACGAATTTATTAATCATCAACTAATCTTACAGAGGGAACTAGAAGAAAAACAACGAATTCTCGAAGAACAATTACGTTTACTACAGCTACAACAAAGGCAACAAGAGGAGCTACTaagaaaacaacaatatttattgcaGCAGAAAGAAGCTCAAAGACCTCAACAAAATTTGTTTGATCAAAACCAGTATAAAGGACAACAGTTTCAGTCCGATAGttctgtaaataattttcaaattcagAAAAGTGTACAGCAATCTCCAccaataaatcaaaatgtagGAATACGGCCGCACAGTCCACAAGTATCAATCCAATCTAGTGTACCGATAGAACAAAATACCGTGATTAATCAACAACTACCAAACCGAGAAGCTGTTGATTTTCTGGTACATTTACGTAGTCAACAACCCGCTCAGTTTCCTTTACAAGAAAACCACTTACCTCAAGGAATAGGTACATTCTTACACCCAACGTCAGCTCAAGTGTTTCATCAAGGAATATCACTGAATGACCCGTTGATTAATGGAGTCAAGCAAAGCACTCGGATATTCCGCCAAGAACCTGGCGTAGGAAATTTCGGATTTAATAATCAACAACATTACAATAGATTTAATACCTTTAACCCAGTGCAatcaaatagattttttgtacAACAGAATAAGTCTACTCAATTCGGTTCCGACGCTGAgcttaaacaattattattacaaactggAATAAATGGACGCAATACTGAAGACTTGAACATAGTGTCGAAGGTGTTATCTTTAAATCACGGAGTTCCATTCAATATCTTTACGAATCGTTTGCCTTTTGACAGTAGAAGACATGTGAAACcatttgtataaaaagtgtGTTGATAAGTTTACAATATGTTTCGGTTAGAAAAAAACGTCCACCACTGTTGAAATTCATAAAAGAACACTAGTTATCTGCAAAGTTATTATCAATAGCACCTAACACAGATAAGAAAGCATTATGGACTATTTTCGAGACTCGTGTCCCACAgtaaacaatgtattttttacccTCAGTATAGCGACCAAAGAGACTCTTttcaatacacattacacatacttagaataattttaatattcactcGTAGATACATAGATACAATACTATACAAGTACTAGAAAACGTGATGTTCGAAcagcacttttttattttacctgtttaatattaattttaaattaggttagtgtagaattatttattttaatttaaaaattgtcaaCTGCCATAAGTAAAATAGGtgagatattattatattcttaaataaaatatgtggaTCGTGATGAGTGAATGGACTATTTGTTACAATAACTGCAGAATCATAAATTGTCAGTTTGCACCTTGTTCATGCATGCTtccatattattaaacaaagtacTTCGCCACGTCTGAACGCGATATGCTTAGAAAataccgaacggatttcgataaattTTCGTATAGACATTTGAAACTGTAGGAAGGACCATAGGCTATTTTTCatcccagaaaaatatgtaGCTGAGCTTTTATTCTGGacaaactctttcacgcgggcttAGCCGCAAGAAaaagctaatattatatattttttgctataaccagaaagaatttatttcataagtaatgttttgaattattattgtacttgtagcataaatctttattattgaATGTAAAAGCAGAACGATGACTCTATGTAAAGCACTTTATTGTTGTACTGCGGTCTTATCGTTAAAAGCAATATGTCTGTCAAACAACCGTGGAAAAGAATGAATTTGATGAATAATAAACGAACTTATTAattgttatgttattatttgcTTAATTATTGTGaatcacattatattataatgttttataaggcgttatacttaatcataaaaatattataataatgatccaaaacatttttgattgcaattttatgttataattacttaaattgtttgtgtagatacaaaatatatttgcaaacaaaaagttatataaatatacattgcaATTTTGTATGCAACCTACGTTTATTGTaactttgtttatatataagATTCACGCATTTGTGACATTTTCAGTCGTATGTTTTTGTAAGATTTGTAAATAATCTTCAAATATgcccaataaaaatataataaattataatgaagcatgtttattattatatactcacAGCTAGGCaccttattgtaaagtattgaCCCATTGATATTTTAACTTGAAGGTGTGCAACGCAAATATGGATAAAAGGTAACTATCCAATCTGCTGTTAGGCTGTTCTTCCACCAGTATTGTATGCAAGAATTTCCAGATACGTTGACACTAgtggaaatattttgaaagcTCTGTACACAGGCGACTTGCTGCAAATATTGCAACTCCCAAAACTTGCGAACGTTAGCTTTTTGTGTGAATACTTAGGTACATGGTAAAAATTG contains these protein-coding regions:
- the LOC115446038 gene encoding transcription factor SPT20 homolog; the encoded protein is MLSVPVVVIFGLLSLSAAQDSLTDDFNNKINNIETKPSARLDPYIRKALLKALSELEESDSYTTGSDGTDETINDSETPRTSEFTDSESPHKETIQIHSFVVNGQEAFANNSYNTPTVLDSNISLLSTTAGNVENQASGTRPTTSPFTEIFHTKDSSVNLQQVRSIPSSAYLNTDKEAKVTVKPTKPTFRTTPSTTTTTTTTTTTTTTPKPTHNEDGENIEDVDQRDVHVYQAPLVAAFTVHQDAQGLPKKVIPIYQQRNSQHLLTPQPTNTLSTSVPFQSINQGSQNEFINHQLILQRELEEKQRILEEQLRLLQLQQRQQEELLRKQQYLLQQKEAQRPQQNLFDQNQYKGQQFQSDSSVNNFQIQKSVQQSPPINQNVGIRPHSPQVSIQSSVPIEQNTVINQQLPNREAVDFLVHLRSQQPAQFPLQENHLPQGIGTFLHPTSAQVFHQGISLNDPLINGVKQSTRIFRQEPGVGNFGFNNQQHYNRFNTFNPVQSNRFFVQQNKSTQFGSDAELKQLLLQTGINGRNTEDLNIVSKVLSLNHGVPFNIFTNRLPFDSRRHVKPFV